A stretch of Ipomoea triloba cultivar NCNSP0323 chromosome 11, ASM357664v1 DNA encodes these proteins:
- the LOC115996181 gene encoding jacalin-related lectin 19-like, with protein sequence MEEATAVKKRIEIGPWGVHGGSDCDDGSIDGIREISLVYGRCIDSIKVVYNKNGRPFTAEKKHGGNGGDKTGEVKLQFPEEYLTSISGYYGPQRGSLVIRSLTFKSNLQRTFGPFGLEEGTPFSLPVEGGKIAGLKGRNGWYVDSIGCYIACTQTPKAATNNQKGKKTRKKRATTVVGLDNRIKAAAP encoded by the exons ATG GAAGAAGCTACTGCAGTGAAGAAAAGAATAGAAATTGGACCATGGGGTGTTCATGGAGGCAGTGACTGTGATGATGGTAGCATCGATGGAATAAGAGAGATAAGCCTCGTGTATGGCCGTTGTATTGACTCCATAAAGGTAGTTTACAATAAAAATGGCAGGCCTTTTACTGCAGAAAAGAAGCATGGAGGAAATGGTGGTGACAAAACTGGGGAG GTAAAGCTACAATTTCCAGAGGAATACCTAACCAGTATTAGTGGCTACTATGGACCACAACGTGGCAGCCTTGTGATCCGATCGCTCACCTTTAAAAGCAACCTGCAGAGGACATTTGGGCCATTTGGGTTGGAAGAAGGAACCCCCTTTTCACTGCCTGTGGAAGGGGGTAAGATTGCTGGGTTGAAGGGGAGAAATGGGTGGTATGTAGACTCAATTGGCTGCTATATTGCTTGTACCCAGACGCCTAAAGCCGCCACCAATAATCAAAAGGGTAAAAAAACACGCAAGAAACGTGCCACCACTGTGGTTGGCCTGGACAACAGAATAAAAGCTGCAGCACCATAA